The Thermus neutrinimicus DNA window AGTAGGGCGGCTTCCGAACACCTTAAGCTCGCCGGCATCTGGTTCCACCAACCCAGCGATGATCTTCACCAACGTGGTCTTGCCTGCCCCGTTCGGACCGAGGAGAACTACCCGCTCCCCCGTCCGCAGGAAAAAATCTACTCCCCGGAGGGCAGGTGTCCCCCCGGGGTAGGTTTTCACGACACCTTTAGCTTCAACGACGTACGGCTGCCCCTTCGTTGATGAGACCGCCACGGCCCTCAGTCTTGTAGTAGAGATCCGTCGAAATCGCCGTACTGTAGACAAATCGCTGAAAGGCCCCCAGGAAACCCGTCAGAAGGGCGAGGTATGTGGAGCGTATGGGAACCTCACCGTCATCCACCGCCCGTACCCAAACCCGGGGATCGTGCGCGCTGCTCTCGAGCCGATCCTTGGATTCCCTTAGAGCATCGAGGTAGGGTCCAAAGTACTCCTTGACTTTGGCGAATTGCGCCTGTTCCTTCTTGAAGGTTTCCACGAGGTTTTGTGCTTTGATCGCACTGGCCATTTCATCAAAGAGAACTGTGTTCAAATCAAGTAGCACCTTTCCTGAAAGCTCTTTGCGAAGCACATCAGGTTCGAGCTTTGGAGCCAGCGGGTTACCCGGATATTTCTCAATAGCGATGTCTTCGAGCATCATGGTGTAAGCAGCATCAATGTCGCGCAAGCGCTGCTTTGCGGTTGCCGCAAGGTCCAGGCTCTGGTTGTGGTGAGAAAGTGCCTCGTCGTACGAACCGTTAAATGCTGCAATGATGGCTTCCTCATATGCGGTGTTCGCAGCGAGAAGGGTTTCAAGCGTCATACCAACGACCCGACTCACACGAGCTGCGGAAGAAACGAGCATTATCTTTTTGGTCGGTTTGTGATTGATTCCACCCGTACCCTAACTGTTGCTCTCCAACATGAGAATTTGGTGAGCCATGGAAGGGGGCGCGGGTGCGGCTTCCCGGTGAGGCCCCTTGTGGTGCGCTTCATGGCCCGGAGGCCCCACCTCCTCCCCGCCTCCTGGGGCTTGGTCCTGGTCCTGGGGGTGGTGGAGTGGGGGAGGCTTGGGAGAGGCGGTCCTGCGCCTGCCCTTCCTCCCTCGGAGCTCTCCGGGGCCTCTCCCGCCCCCCTAGGCGGCCCTGGGGGCCACCTCCACCTCCCTGCCCGGCAGGAGGAGGCGGACGGGCCTCCCCTCCAGGAAGAGGGCGTAGACCAGGGGCCAGCCCTCGGGGTTAGGGGCCTCCCGGGCCCAGGCCAGGGCCTTCGCCGCCACCTCGGGCTCGTCCAGGGGGAGGAGGACCAGGCGGTAGGCCTCGGGGAGCTCCTGGAGGAGGCCTGCCTCCAGGAGGTGGTCCATGAGGATCCCGTCCAGCTCGGCCAGCCTTTCCGCGGGGTTCACCACGCTTACCTCCCCTGGGCCTTGGC harbors:
- a CDS encoding DUF5647 family protein: MVNPAERLAELDGILMDHLLEAGLLQELPEAYRLVLLPLDEPEVAAKALAWAREAPNPEGWPLVYALFLEGRPVRLLLPGREVEVAPRAA